A stretch of the Lactuca sativa cultivar Salinas chromosome 9, Lsat_Salinas_v11, whole genome shotgun sequence genome encodes the following:
- the LOC111895480 gene encoding uncharacterized protein LOC111895480 translates to MTTSMVMEMNLGENSGVKQSVNGGGGRRKTKGSELTQKKNKQPQRGMGVEQLERLRLQERWKKMTEVPSLHHPFALPAFSSSSCTTVPNPNTGVQFRPAQGAAPAMLFHGIGIHGTNLFSTAEHVMDPSVNVGFRFDNSKELSSIPNYVVKCASDGCGVCHKKKRIHGGSNSCSVNPFRNLAGNNSVVEMIDAAKTRLCSGQVTEVISVYRNGGSAMTEYEFFPEKGGRGTTSKTCCGSGSGSGSGGSVGGGTVALHGGDRSCVTAAITGNEEGSISSVDLSLKL, encoded by the exons ATGACAACTTCAATGGTGATGGAGATGAACCTCGGTGAAAATAGCGGTGTGAAGCAGAGTGTTAATGGCGGTGGAGGGAGGAGGAAGACGAAAGGGAGCGAGTTGACTCAGAAGAAAAACAAGCAGCCTCAGAGAGGTATGGGAGTTGAACAGCTTGAACGCCTTCGGTTACAAGAGAGATGGAAGAAAATGACTGAAGTACCCTCACTCCATCATCCTTTTGCTCTCCCTGCTTTCAGCTCCTCGTCGTGCACTACTGTTCCAAATCCAAACACCGGTGTTCAGTTCCGCCCTGCGCAAGGTGCAGCTCCGGCGATGTTGTTTCACGGGATCGGAATCCATGGAACGAATCTGTTTTCTACGGCGGAGCATGTCATGGACCCGTCTGTGAATGTTGGATTCCGATTTGATAACTCGAAGGAACTCTCTTCAATCCCAAACTACGTCGTCAAATGTGCTTCCGATGGCTGCGGCGTTTGTCACAAG AAAAAGCGAATCCACGGTGGAAGCAACTCCTGCTCTGTGAATCCGTTTCGTAATCTCGCCGGAAACAACTCCGTCGTCGAGATGATCGACGCAGCTAAAACTCGTCTCTGTTCAGGACAG GTGACGGAGGTTATTTCGGTTTACCGGAACGGTGGAAGTGCGATGACAGAGTATGAGTTTTTCCCGGAAAAAGGTGGCAGAGGAACGACGTCAAAAACATGTTGTGGAAGTGGAAGTGGAAGTGGTAGTGGTGGTTCGGTTGGAGGAGGAACAGTAGCGTTACACGGCGGTGATCGATCATGTGTAACAGCAGCTATAACTGGAAACGAAGAAGGAAGTATATCATCCGTTGATCTGTCTTTAAAGCTTTAG